The Metabacillus schmidteae genome has a segment encoding these proteins:
- the rplT gene encoding 50S ribosomal protein L20 — MPRVKGGIVSRKRRKKVLKLAKGYFGSKHRLYKVANQQVMKSWMYAYRDRRQKKRDFRKLWITRINAAARVNGLSYSRLMHGLKLAGIEVNRKMLADLAIADEKAFAQLADAAKSQLNK, encoded by the coding sequence ATGCCAAGAGTAAAAGGCGGTATCGTTTCACGTAAACGTCGTAAAAAAGTTTTAAAATTAGCTAAAGGTTATTTCGGTTCTAAACATAGATTATATAAAGTTGCAAACCAACAAGTTATGAAATCATGGATGTATGCATACCGTGATCGTCGTCAAAAGAAACGTGATTTCCGTAAATTATGGATCACTCGTATCAATGCAGCTGCTCGTGTAAATGGTCTTTCTTACAGCCGTTTAATGCACGGACTAAAGCTTGCAGGTATCGAAGTAAACCGTAAAATGCTTGCAGACTTAGCTATTGCTGATGAAAAAGCATTTGCTCAATTAGCAGACGCTGCTAAATCACAGCTTAACAAATAA
- the rpmI gene encoding 50S ribosomal protein L35 — translation MPKMKTHRGAAKRFKRTGSGKLKRSHAYTSHLFANKSTKAKRKLRKSTVVSKGDFKRIRHLLDNIK, via the coding sequence ATGCCAAAAATGAAAACTCACCGCGGAGCTGCAAAACGTTTCAAAAGAACAGGCTCTGGTAAACTTAAACGTTCACATGCTTACACAAGTCACTTATTTGCTAACAAATCTACAAAAGCAAAACGTAAACTACGTAAATCAACTGTAGTAAGCAAAGGCGATTTCAAACGTATTCGTCATTTGTTAGACAATATTAAATAA
- the infC gene encoding translation initiation factor IF-3, with amino-acid sequence MISKDMMVNDGIRAREVRLIGANGDQLGIKSRQEALEIATRANQDLVLVAPNAKPPVCRIMDYGKFRFEQQKKEKEARKNQKIINLKEVRLSPTIDEHDFNTKLRNARKFLEKGDKVKASIRFKGRAITHKGIGQKVLDRFSAECADLSTIESHPKMDGRSMFLVLAPKNEKQ; translated from the coding sequence ATTATTAGCAAAGATATGATGGTAAATGACGGAATTCGCGCACGTGAGGTACGTCTAATCGGTGCCAACGGAGATCAGCTTGGAATCAAATCTCGCCAAGAGGCTTTAGAAATCGCGACAAGAGCTAACCAGGATTTAGTTTTAGTAGCTCCTAATGCAAAGCCTCCTGTATGCCGCATCATGGACTACGGTAAATTTCGTTTTGAACAGCAAAAGAAAGAAAAAGAAGCTCGTAAGAATCAAAAAATCATCAATCTTAAAGAGGTACGCTTAAGTCCTACAATTGATGAGCATGACTTTAACACTAAGCTTCGAAATGCACGCAAATTCCTAGAAAAGGGCGATAAAGTAAAAGCTTCTATCCGCTTCAAAGGACGTGCCATTACACATAAAGGAATCGGTCAAAAGGTGCTTGATCGTTTCTCTGCAGAATGTGCTGATTTAAGTACAATAGAATCTCATCCGAAAATGGATGGTCGCAGCATGTTCTTAGTTCTAGCGCCGAAAAATGAAAAGCAATAA
- the thrS gene encoding threonine--tRNA ligase, whose protein sequence is MSDVIKIAFPDGAVKEFAKGTTTEEIAASISPGLKKKSLAGKIDGQLIDLRTPIQQDGAIEIVTQDSDEALEVMRHSTAHLMAQAIKRVYKDQSVKLGIGPVIENGFYYDIDMEHAITPEDLPVIEKEMKKIVNENLEIIRNEVSREEAQRRYEEIQDPLKLELLEAIPEGEAVSIYEQGEFFDLCRGVHLPSTGKIKEFKLLSVAGAYWRGDSKNKMLQRIYGTAFFKKADLDEHLRILEEAKERDHRKLGKELSLFATSQKVGQGLPLWLPKGATIRRIVERYIVDKEERLGYQHVYTPVLASVELYKTSGHWQHYQEDMFPIMEMDNEDLVLRPMNCPHHMMIYKNDIHSYRELPIRIAELGMMHRYEMSGALTGLQRVRGMTLNDAHIFVRPDQIKDEFIRVVRLIEAVYKDFGIENYSFRLSYRDPEDKEKYFDDDNMWEKAQSMLKGAMDELGHDYFEAEGEAAFYGPKLDVQVRTALGKDETLSTVQLDFLLPERFDLNYVGEDGKQHRPVVIHRGVVSTMERFVAFLIEEYKGAFPTWLAPVQVQVIPVSPAIHLDYAKKVQEQLQEAGLRVELDSRDEKIGYKIREAQIQKIPYMLVVGDNEISENAVNVRKYGEQKSETLPFEQFVQQIQQEVKRA, encoded by the coding sequence ATGTCAGACGTTATAAAAATTGCGTTTCCAGACGGAGCTGTAAAGGAGTTTGCAAAAGGTACCACAACTGAAGAAATTGCGGCATCCATTAGCCCTGGTTTAAAAAAGAAGTCACTTGCAGGGAAAATAGATGGACAATTAATTGATTTGCGTACACCAATTCAACAAGATGGTGCAATTGAAATTGTCACACAAGATAGTGATGAAGCATTAGAAGTTATGCGACATTCAACAGCTCACTTAATGGCACAAGCCATTAAACGTGTGTATAAAGACCAATCCGTTAAACTTGGGATTGGACCTGTTATTGAAAATGGCTTTTATTATGATATTGATATGGAGCATGCGATCACACCTGAAGATTTACCAGTCATCGAAAAAGAAATGAAAAAAATTGTGAATGAAAATCTTGAAATTATTCGTAATGAAGTGAGTCGTGAAGAAGCACAGCGTCGATACGAAGAAATCCAAGATCCTCTGAAATTAGAGCTTTTAGAAGCAATTCCAGAAGGTGAAGCTGTTTCAATTTATGAACAAGGAGAATTTTTCGATCTATGTCGAGGAGTGCACCTTCCTTCAACAGGGAAGATTAAAGAATTTAAACTTCTAAGTGTTGCAGGTGCATACTGGCGCGGAGATAGTAAAAACAAAATGCTTCAACGTATTTACGGAACAGCTTTCTTCAAAAAAGCTGATTTAGATGAGCATCTCCGCATTTTGGAAGAAGCAAAAGAACGTGATCATCGTAAATTAGGAAAAGAGCTTAGTCTTTTCGCAACATCACAAAAAGTAGGCCAAGGATTACCTTTATGGCTTCCAAAAGGTGCAACTATACGCCGTATTGTCGAGAGATACATTGTTGATAAGGAAGAGAGATTAGGTTACCAGCATGTTTATACACCTGTTCTGGCAAGTGTAGAATTATATAAAACATCAGGACATTGGCAACATTACCAAGAAGATATGTTCCCAATCATGGAAATGGATAATGAAGATTTAGTGCTTCGTCCAATGAACTGCCCACATCATATGATGATTTACAAAAATGATATTCACAGCTATCGTGAACTGCCAATTCGTATTGCTGAGCTTGGAATGATGCACCGCTATGAAATGTCAGGTGCGTTAACTGGTTTACAGCGTGTACGAGGAATGACGTTAAATGATGCTCATATCTTTGTGCGACCAGATCAAATTAAAGATGAGTTTATCCGTGTTGTTCGATTAATTGAAGCAGTTTACAAAGACTTCGGAATTGAGAACTATTCATTCAGATTGTCATACCGTGACCCGGAAGATAAAGAAAAATACTTTGATGATGATAATATGTGGGAAAAAGCACAAAGCATGTTAAAGGGTGCAATGGATGAATTAGGCCATGACTATTTTGAAGCAGAAGGTGAAGCAGCATTCTACGGTCCAAAGCTTGATGTTCAAGTAAGAACAGCTCTTGGCAAGGATGAAACGTTATCAACTGTTCAATTAGACTTCTTACTTCCAGAACGCTTTGACTTAAATTATGTTGGAGAAGATGGCAAGCAACATCGTCCGGTCGTTATTCACCGTGGTGTTGTCTCAACAATGGAGCGCTTTGTCGCATTTTTAATTGAAGAGTACAAAGGTGCATTCCCAACTTGGTTAGCGCCGGTTCAAGTTCAAGTGATTCCAGTTTCACCTGCTATTCATCTTGATTATGCAAAAAAGGTTCAGGAACAACTTCAAGAAGCAGGCCTTCGTGTTGAACTGGATTCTCGAGATGAAAAGATTGGTTACAAAATCCGGGAAGCACAAATTCAAAAAATACCATATATGCTTGTCGTTGGTGATAATGAAATCTCTGAAAATGCTGTGAATGTTCGTAAGTATGGTGAGCAAAAATCAGAAACACTACCGTTTGAACAGTTTGTTCAACAAATTCAACAAGAAGTAAAAAGAGCTTAA
- the ytxC gene encoding putative sporulation protein YtxC yields MLEILFGSPKEARTMYSIFRSISETFLSELQLVNNQCIKITPKSWDITLEHFVIPGLIQFIIGYKEQHLIINMLKELYYFSEEEEQQQILHITQAIIEGEREEIPNVQKLTSRELVVRDALEEFLRPDLYFTYSSFQKFRLHKYFQSLREYVDIAIEEYKMEQEYQNFIQSLREYIRDNESKIPAIHIVFDQEYAIYNENKCIIPEDELKKLIDKEFVSQHPMYIDTKLLAPLVSMVPLKISLYANDFLDGMIQTIQNIFEERVTIHRLEEFYR; encoded by the coding sequence ATGCTTGAGATATTATTTGGGTCTCCGAAAGAGGCAAGGACGATGTATTCAATTTTTCGTTCAATATCCGAAACGTTTTTATCTGAGCTTCAATTAGTCAATAATCAGTGTATAAAAATTACCCCAAAGTCTTGGGATATTACACTTGAACATTTTGTTATACCAGGACTTATTCAATTTATTATCGGTTATAAAGAGCAGCATTTGATTATAAACATGCTGAAAGAATTGTATTATTTTTCAGAAGAAGAGGAACAACAACAGATTTTACATATTACGCAAGCTATTATTGAGGGCGAGCGGGAGGAGATTCCAAACGTGCAAAAACTTACATCAAGAGAACTTGTTGTAAGAGATGCATTAGAGGAATTTTTGCGACCTGACTTATATTTTACCTATTCATCTTTTCAAAAATTCCGTTTGCATAAGTATTTTCAGAGCTTACGAGAATATGTAGATATTGCTATAGAGGAGTATAAGATGGAGCAGGAATATCAGAATTTCATTCAAAGCTTACGAGAATATATACGTGATAATGAAAGCAAAATACCGGCCATTCACATTGTCTTTGATCAAGAATATGCCATTTATAATGAAAATAAGTGTATAATACCAGAAGATGAATTGAAGAAACTGATTGATAAAGAATTTGTTTCCCAACATCCAATGTATATAGATACAAAGTTATTAGCACCATTAGTGTCTATGGTACCTTTAAAGATTTCTCTCTATGCAAATGATTTTCTCGATGGAATGATTCAAACAATCCAAAATATATTTGAAGAAAGAGTCACGATTCATCGCTTGGAAGAATTCTATAGATAA
- the dnaI gene encoding primosomal protein DnaI: MEHMSNSLKKLTKRPDFNERYNDLKKQVLNNPDVQAFITKHSTEIEDGMINRSLMKLYEFTNQSKNCEQCPSLGECKNLLQGYHPRLMIQGRIIDIQYDKCPTKEIHDERKKNESLIKSMYIPKDILEAQFDRIDVDVDETSRLQVISVAQDFVEAYNSGKRPKGIYLYGSFGVGKTYILGAIANELASHKVASMLVYVPEFMRELKGSFQNSSLDEKLDAVKKIPVLMLDDLGAESVSSWARDEVLGTILQYRMLENLPVFISSNFTIKQLQHHLSISQRGEEEPVKAARIMERIKHMTVPIELIGRNRRG, from the coding sequence ATGGAGCATATGAGCAATTCTTTAAAAAAGTTAACAAAAAGACCGGATTTTAATGAACGGTATAATGACTTAAAGAAACAGGTGTTAAACAACCCGGATGTACAAGCTTTTATTACAAAGCATTCAACTGAAATTGAAGATGGAATGATTAATAGAAGTTTAATGAAGCTTTATGAATTTACGAATCAGAGTAAAAATTGTGAACAATGTCCATCTTTAGGTGAATGCAAAAATTTATTACAAGGCTATCATCCTCGTTTAATGATACAAGGTCGGATCATTGACATCCAATACGATAAATGTCCGACAAAAGAAATTCATGATGAAAGGAAAAAAAATGAGTCACTCATTAAAAGTATGTACATTCCAAAAGACATCCTTGAAGCTCAGTTTGACAGGATTGATGTCGATGTTGATGAAACAAGCCGCCTGCAGGTCATTAGTGTGGCTCAGGACTTTGTTGAAGCCTATAACAGTGGAAAACGTCCAAAAGGCATTTATTTGTACGGATCCTTTGGAGTAGGAAAAACCTATATTTTAGGTGCTATTGCAAATGAACTTGCTTCACATAAAGTAGCTTCAATGCTTGTGTATGTACCTGAATTTATGAGGGAATTAAAAGGCTCGTTTCAAAATTCATCACTGGATGAAAAGCTAGATGCTGTAAAAAAGATTCCAGTTTTAATGCTTGATGATTTAGGTGCAGAATCTGTATCAAGCTGGGCGCGCGATGAAGTTCTTGGAACAATTCTTCAGTATCGAATGCTTGAAAATCTGCCTGTTTTTATTTCTTCTAATTTTACTATCAAGCAACTTCAGCATCATCTTTCGATTTCCCAGCGAGGTGAAGAAGAACCGGTTAAAGCGGCAAGGATTATGGAGCGCATAAAACATATGACAGTTCCAATCGAACTGATAGGAAGAAATCGAAGAGGATAA
- a CDS encoding replication initiation and membrane attachment family protein: protein MEQHWKELLAIDRYTVKSKSVLQDLDRKIITLLYQPLIGSKCFSLYMTLWAELEQNRLWSAETTHHSLMTIMQSNLREIYQKRLKLEGLGLLKTFIDEVDGVKRYVYELQAPVQPNEFFQDGVLNIYLYNRVGRNKFLQLKNFFSDDQMEEGMKEITKSFDDVFDSVRSAEMMGRVNTETMDDLTLEEEREYLQTNHRATLEISDAAFDFDLFFSGLSDALISPKAFTPSIKEVIKKLSYLYGIGPVEMKNVAMSSLDQGDMIDVELLRKSARDWYQFQVGDELPNLVDKKQPITLRSNPDKKQLSQEEELMYQLETISPRQFLTDVAGGIPPAVSDLQIIEEVLVKQKLEPGVVNVLIYYVLLKTDMKLTRAYVQKIASHWTRKHVKTVKEAMDLAKQEHRQYQQWAEEKTSKKRTQNQKTPIRKEILPEWLKEEDEQTTDSEKHPQNKEVVDKKNLEQFELEKKKIFDRIKKYKDNKSSDNTERRND, encoded by the coding sequence ATGGAACAGCATTGGAAGGAACTGCTTGCTATTGATCGTTATACAGTTAAAAGTAAATCAGTTCTACAGGACTTAGATCGGAAAATCATTACATTACTTTATCAGCCATTAATTGGATCTAAATGTTTTAGTCTTTATATGACGTTATGGGCAGAATTAGAGCAAAATCGTCTATGGAGTGCAGAAACAACTCATCACAGTTTAATGACGATTATGCAAAGCAATTTGCGGGAAATCTATCAAAAACGGTTAAAATTAGAAGGTCTTGGTTTGCTGAAAACCTTTATTGATGAAGTTGATGGTGTGAAGCGATATGTATATGAGTTACAAGCACCGGTCCAGCCTAATGAGTTTTTTCAGGATGGTGTATTAAATATTTATCTATATAATCGGGTTGGTCGAAATAAATTTTTACAGCTAAAGAATTTTTTTTCAGACGATCAAATGGAAGAGGGAATGAAGGAGATTACCAAATCATTTGATGATGTATTTGATTCCGTTCGATCTGCAGAAATGATGGGAAGAGTAAACACGGAAACGATGGATGACTTGACACTTGAAGAGGAGAGAGAATATCTTCAAACAAATCATCGAGCCACTTTGGAAATATCAGATGCTGCATTTGACTTCGATTTATTCTTCTCAGGCTTATCTGATGCACTAATTTCTCCGAAAGCTTTTACACCTTCGATAAAAGAGGTAATCAAAAAGCTATCATATTTATATGGAATTGGCCCTGTTGAAATGAAAAATGTCGCCATGTCCAGTTTAGATCAGGGTGACATGATTGATGTAGAATTGCTAAGAAAATCAGCAAGAGATTGGTATCAATTTCAAGTGGGAGATGAATTACCCAATCTTGTAGATAAGAAACAACCTATTACATTACGTTCGAATCCAGATAAAAAACAATTATCTCAAGAAGAAGAGCTAATGTATCAATTAGAAACTATTTCACCAAGACAATTTTTAACAGATGTTGCTGGAGGTATCCCTCCCGCTGTGAGTGATTTGCAAATCATTGAAGAGGTCCTGGTTAAACAGAAGCTTGAGCCGGGAGTAGTCAATGTTTTAATCTATTATGTTTTGCTTAAAACCGATATGAAGCTTACAAGAGCTTATGTACAAAAAATAGCAAGTCATTGGACAAGAAAGCATGTAAAAACAGTAAAAGAAGCAATGGACCTAGCGAAGCAGGAACACAGACAATATCAACAATGGGCAGAAGAAAAAACATCAAAGAAAAGAACACAAAACCAAAAAACACCAATTCGTAAAGAAATATTACCTGAATGGCTGAAGGAAGAAGACGAACAGACAACTGATTCAGAAAAACATCCCCAAAATAAAGAGGTAGTCGATAAAAAGAATTTAGAGCAATTCGAATTAGAAAAGAAAAAAATATTTGATCGAATAAAAAAATATAAGGATAATAAAAGCAGTGACAATACTGAAAGGAGGAACGATTAG
- the nrdR gene encoding transcriptional regulator NrdR translates to MKCPSCQHNGTRVLDSRPVDEGRSIRRRRECEECQYRFTTFEKVEEFPLIVVKKEGTREEFSREKILRGLIKACEKRPVPLQKLEDIVHEIEKELRNQGVSEVNSELVGEMVMDRLARIDEVAYVRFASVYRQFKDINVFIEELTDLIKKVR, encoded by the coding sequence ATGAAATGTCCTTCGTGTCAACATAATGGGACAAGGGTATTGGATTCAAGACCTGTAGATGAAGGCAGATCGATACGCAGACGCCGGGAGTGTGAAGAGTGCCAATATCGATTTACAACATTTGAAAAAGTCGAAGAATTTCCTCTGATTGTAGTGAAGAAAGAAGGCACAAGGGAAGAATTTAGTCGAGAGAAAATTTTAAGAGGACTAATAAAAGCATGTGAAAAGAGACCGGTACCTTTGCAAAAGCTTGAGGACATAGTTCACGAAATTGAGAAAGAACTTAGAAATCAAGGTGTTTCTGAGGTGAATAGTGAATTAGTCGGCGAAATGGTGATGGATAGGCTCGCTAGAATTGATGAAGTGGCATATGTTCGATTTGCATCAGTCTACAGACAGTTTAAAGATATAAATGTATTTATTGAAGAATTAACAGATCTTATTAAGAAAGTAAGATAA
- a CDS encoding cytosolic protein, whose amino-acid sequence MSFVNKLKDFFSTHQETREKHYNPDLQSHYYKTTNKKALQSVKELIEQTPGMTVTSVSEERGEMSVNIDRPRKAFLIVTVVSVRPFETAVDLTVTTNTVLPTDLGYSKKIILDLYKKLDQKETFVGTGKSGR is encoded by the coding sequence ATGAGTTTTGTGAACAAATTAAAGGATTTTTTTAGCACGCATCAAGAAACAAGAGAAAAACATTATAATCCAGACTTACAAAGCCATTATTATAAGACAACAAATAAAAAAGCACTTCAGTCAGTAAAGGAATTAATTGAACAAACCCCTGGAATGACAGTGACCTCAGTTTCAGAAGAACGTGGTGAAATGAGTGTGAACATTGATCGCCCCAGAAAGGCATTCTTAATCGTAACAGTTGTTTCTGTTCGTCCTTTTGAAACAGCGGTTGATCTCACTGTGACGACAAATACTGTGCTGCCGACTGACCTCGGCTACAGTAAAAAAATCATTCTTGATTTATATAAGAAGCTTGATCAAAAAGAAACATTTGTTGGAACTGGAAAAAGTGGAAGATAA
- the speD gene encoding adenosylmethionine decarboxylase, whose amino-acid sequence METMGRHVISELWGCDFDKLNDMDYIEKTFVNAALKSGAEIREVAFHKFAPQGVSGVVIISESHLTIHSFPEHGYASIDVYTCGDLDPNIAADHIAESLGAQTRENIEIPRGMGPVQVKQKEAKAL is encoded by the coding sequence ATGGAAACAATGGGTAGACACGTAATCTCAGAATTATGGGGATGCGATTTTGATAAGTTAAATGATATGGATTACATTGAAAAAACATTTGTAAATGCAGCGTTAAAGTCAGGTGCAGAAATAAGAGAGGTTGCTTTCCACAAATTTGCTCCACAAGGAGTTAGTGGAGTTGTTATCATCTCCGAGTCTCATTTAACTATTCATAGTTTTCCGGAGCATGGTTATGCAAGTATTGATGTTTACACTTGTGGTGATTTAGATCCGAATATTGCTGCAGACCATATTGCAGAGTCTTTAGGTGCACAAACTCGTGAAAACATTGAAATTCCAAGAGGTATGGGACCTGTACAGGTAAAACAAAAGGAAGCAAAAGCTCTTTAA
- a CDS encoding glyceraldehyde-3-phosphate dehydrogenase yields the protein MVSNIAINGFGRIGRMVFRRAISEGLNIMAINASYPANTLAHLIKYDTNHGAFAGEVIAMDDHLIVNGRKVLLLDERNPEELPWKELNIDIVIEATGKFNDKEKAMLHINAGAKKVLLTAPGKNEDITIVMGVNDHEYNAKQHTIISNASCTTNCLAPVIKVLDEEFTVKNGLMTTVHAYTNDQRNIDNPHKDLRRARACGQSIIPTTTGAAKALELVLPQMKGKLLGMALRVPTPNVSLVDLVVDVEKAVTLEEINQAFLSASQASLKGILDYSTEPLVSIDYNTNPYSAIIDSLSTIVIDQHKVKVLAWYDNEWGYSCRVVDLAKMVEKSMSQLLGV from the coding sequence ATGGTTTCAAATATTGCGATTAATGGATTTGGAAGAATAGGTAGAATGGTCTTTCGTCGTGCAATCTCAGAAGGGTTAAATATAATGGCTATTAATGCAAGCTATCCAGCAAACACACTAGCTCATTTAATTAAATATGATACAAATCATGGAGCTTTTGCCGGTGAAGTTATTGCAATGGATGATCATCTCATTGTAAATGGACGAAAGGTCCTATTGTTGGATGAAAGGAACCCTGAGGAACTTCCATGGAAGGAGTTAAATATAGATATCGTCATTGAAGCAACAGGTAAATTTAATGATAAAGAAAAAGCAATGCTACACATAAATGCCGGAGCAAAAAAAGTTTTATTAACAGCTCCAGGAAAAAATGAAGATATTACAATTGTCATGGGGGTTAATGACCATGAATATAATGCGAAGCAGCATACTATTATTTCAAATGCTTCATGTACGACAAATTGTCTAGCCCCCGTCATCAAGGTACTTGATGAGGAGTTTACAGTGAAAAATGGTCTTATGACAACAGTTCATGCATACACGAATGACCAAAGAAATATTGACAATCCACATAAAGATTTAAGAAGAGCAAGGGCATGCGGTCAGTCTATTATTCCAACTACCACTGGAGCTGCAAAGGCTTTGGAGCTTGTATTGCCTCAAATGAAAGGGAAACTTCTTGGTATGGCACTAAGAGTTCCAACACCAAATGTTTCACTCGTTGACTTGGTTGTTGATGTTGAAAAAGCTGTTACGTTAGAAGAGATTAATCAAGCTTTTTTATCAGCATCACAAGCATCACTAAAAGGAATCTTGGATTATTCTACAGAGCCTTTAGTATCAATTGATTATAATACAAACCCTTATTCTGCAATCATCGATAGCTTGTCGACCATTGTTATCGATCAACATAAAGTAAAGGTACTTGCGTGGTATGATAATGAATGGGGATATTCCTGCAGAGTGGTTGATTTGGCAAAAATGGTAGAAAAGAGTATGTCACAATTATTAGGTGTATGA
- the ltrA gene encoding group II intron reverse transcriptase/maturase, with product MNQTLKLKWHSVYGQILFDRKIKTAWENVKVNKGAGGIDEETLESYEKNLEENLENLLMKLRAKDYVPSPVRRVYIPKKNGKKRPLGIPTIEDRIVQQALRNVLEPKFEKDIFHKWSCGYRPNVGAKRVLQLIMWNIENGYNYIYDCDIKGFFDNIPHKKLLKVLNKYIADGTVLDMIWKWLKAGYMEEGKYHQVDSGTPQGGVISPLLANIYLNELDWTLDQHGIKFVRYADDFLLFAKSKEEIKKAEEVTKEVLKELGLEISVEKTKIVDFNNDDFDFLGFTFEHWRKRKKDGKPYYITKPKEETWSDFRIKIKQRTRKTLTLSKEKWLERVNSVIRGKVNFYLTIWKAVEEFKEHGHKLNCYFNVFKNELLAMDSYVRRRLRVAMIHDHPSQRKGYAMNTKWNIEYFTKIGLVPAFQLYYGKQFGHTLDDYIQYMKEKQKKKQQKQIQRAKERGEEYYTPERVRKMNYAKRLATY from the coding sequence ATGAATCAGACTTTGAAATTAAAATGGCATAGTGTCTATGGGCAAATTCTCTTTGATCGAAAGATCAAAACAGCTTGGGAGAATGTAAAAGTGAATAAGGGTGCAGGAGGAATAGATGAAGAAACGCTTGAAAGTTATGAGAAGAATCTAGAGGAGAACCTTGAAAATCTACTCATGAAACTAAGAGCGAAAGATTACGTACCCTCACCAGTGCGACGTGTTTATATTCCAAAAAAGAATGGGAAGAAACGCCCACTAGGTATCCCAACCATTGAAGATCGTATTGTTCAACAAGCATTACGTAATGTACTAGAACCTAAGTTTGAAAAGGACATTTTCCATAAATGGTCTTGTGGCTATCGTCCCAATGTGGGGGCGAAGCGTGTACTACAATTGATTATGTGGAATATCGAAAATGGCTACAACTATATTTATGATTGTGACATTAAAGGATTCTTTGACAATATTCCCCACAAGAAGCTATTGAAAGTGTTAAACAAGTACATTGCGGATGGAACCGTCCTTGATATGATTTGGAAATGGCTAAAAGCAGGATATATGGAAGAAGGTAAATACCATCAGGTAGATTCTGGAACACCGCAAGGTGGAGTGATCTCGCCTTTACTCGCCAATATCTATTTAAATGAATTGGATTGGACTCTTGACCAACATGGGATAAAGTTCGTCCGCTACGCGGACGATTTCTTACTCTTTGCCAAGAGCAAGGAGGAAATAAAGAAGGCTGAAGAAGTTACAAAGGAAGTATTAAAAGAACTTGGGTTAGAAATCTCTGTGGAGAAGACTAAAATCGTTGATTTTAATAATGATGACTTTGACTTCCTGGGCTTTACTTTTGAGCATTGGAGAAAACGTAAGAAAGATGGGAAACCGTATTACATTACGAAACCTAAAGAGGAAACATGGAGTGACTTTCGCATTAAAATTAAACAACGAACAAGAAAGACTTTAACCTTAAGTAAAGAAAAGTGGCTTGAGAGAGTGAACTCTGTGATTCGAGGGAAAGTTAATTTCTATTTAACGATTTGGAAAGCAGTAGAAGAATTCAAAGAACATGGGCATAAACTAAACTGTTATTTCAATGTTTTTAAGAATGAACTACTCGCAATGGATTCTTACGTTCGAAGAAGGTTGAGAGTGGCCATGATTCATGACCACCCAAGCCAACGCAAGGGGTATGCCATGAATACGAAGTGGAACATAGAATATTTCACTAAGATTGGACTAGTACCTGCGTTTCAGTTGTATTATGGAAAGCAATTTGGTCATACATTGGATGACTACATTCAATACATGAAAGAAAAGCAAAAGAAGAAACAACAAAAGCAAATTCAAAGAGCAAAGGAACGCGGGGAGGAATATTACACTCCTGAACGCGTTCGTAAAATGAACTATGCCAAGCGACTAGCAACATACTGA